From Rhizobium sp. NZLR1, a single genomic window includes:
- the preA gene encoding NAD-dependent dihydropyrimidine dehydrogenase subunit PreA, whose product MADLRNNFVGIKSPNPFWLASAPPTDKAYNVERAFKAGWGGVVWKTLGEEGPPVVNVNGPRYGAIWGADRRLLGLNNIELITDRDLYTNLREMKQVKMNWPDRALIASIMVPCEEEAWKSILPLVEETGADGIELNFGCPHGMSERGMGSAVGQVPEYIEMVVRWCKQYTRMPVITKLTPNITDVRRPARAAKAGGTDAVSLINTINSIVSVDLDNFAPNPTVGGKGSHGGYCGPAVKPIALNMVAEIARDPETYGLPISGIGGITTWRDAAEFLVLGAGNVQVCTAAMTYGFKIVQEMITGLSDWMDEKGHRSLDDITGRAVPNVTDWQYLNLNYIAKARIDQDACIKCGRCYIACEDTSHQAITNFVDGVRHFEVMDEECVGCNLCVSVCPVENCITLEQLPAGTLDKRTGRIVDPNYANWTTHPNNPMARQAAE is encoded by the coding sequence ATGGCTGATCTCCGCAATAATTTCGTCGGCATCAAGTCTCCGAACCCGTTCTGGCTGGCGTCCGCGCCGCCAACCGACAAGGCCTATAACGTCGAGCGCGCCTTCAAGGCAGGCTGGGGCGGTGTGGTCTGGAAGACGCTGGGCGAGGAAGGCCCGCCCGTCGTCAACGTCAACGGCCCGCGCTACGGCGCGATCTGGGGCGCCGACCGCCGCCTGCTTGGTCTGAACAATATCGAACTCATCACCGACCGCGACCTCTATACCAACCTCAGGGAAATGAAGCAGGTCAAGATGAATTGGCCCGATCGGGCGCTGATTGCTTCGATCATGGTGCCCTGCGAGGAAGAGGCCTGGAAGTCGATCCTGCCCTTGGTCGAGGAAACCGGCGCCGACGGTATCGAGCTCAATTTCGGCTGTCCGCACGGCATGTCGGAGCGCGGCATGGGCTCCGCCGTCGGCCAGGTGCCGGAATACATCGAAATGGTCGTACGCTGGTGCAAGCAGTACACCCGCATGCCGGTCATCACAAAGCTGACGCCGAACATCACCGATGTCCGCCGTCCTGCCCGCGCTGCCAAGGCCGGCGGCACCGATGCCGTCTCGCTGATCAACACGATCAATTCGATCGTCTCCGTCGATCTCGACAACTTCGCCCCGAACCCGACCGTCGGCGGCAAGGGCAGCCACGGCGGTTATTGCGGCCCGGCCGTCAAGCCGATCGCGCTCAACATGGTGGCCGAGATTGCCCGTGATCCCGAAACCTACGGCCTGCCGATCTCAGGCATCGGCGGCATCACCACCTGGCGGGACGCCGCCGAATTCCTCGTCCTCGGCGCCGGCAACGTTCAGGTCTGCACGGCAGCGATGACCTATGGCTTCAAGATCGTGCAGGAGATGATCACGGGCCTCTCCGACTGGATGGACGAAAAGGGCCATCGCAGCCTCGACGACATCACCGGCCGCGCCGTGCCCAACGTCACCGACTGGCAATATCTGAACCTCAACTATATCGCCAAGGCGAGGATCGATCAGGATGCCTGCATCAAATGCGGCCGCTGCTACATCGCCTGTGAGGACACTTCGCATCAGGCGATCACCAACTTCGTCGACGGCGTTCGCCATTTCGAGGTGATGGACGAGGAATGCGTCGGCTGCAATCTCTGCGTCAGCGTCTGCCCGGTGGAGAACTGCATCACCCTGGAACAGCTTCCCGCCGGCACCCTCGACAAGCGCACCGGCCGCATCGTCGACCCAAACTACGCCAACTGGACGACGCACCCAAACAACCCGATGGCGCGTCAGGCGGCGGAGTAA
- the ftrA gene encoding transcriptional regulator FtrA: MPNSSLPQTKGPLVAALAYDGLCTFEFGIAYEVFGLPRPEMGEDWYRFSVCGIEPGPLHAAGGLTVAVDKGLEVLDEADLIVVPGWRAIDAPVPAPLAAALKAARQRGARIMSLCSGVAVLAGSGLLANRRATTHWRYVASIAARYPDIALDPDVLYVDEGSLLTAAGSAAGIDLCLHVVRGDFGAAAANSVARRLVVPPHREGGQVQFIHAPVPQEREGIRLGPLIEWMRQSLSEEQPISLLAKRAGMSMRTFQRRFEATTGLSVGEWLLKERMRHARDLLERELAVSLDDIAATSGFGTLATMRHHFRKRLGTSPHAYRKSFGEGG, translated from the coding sequence ATGCCAAACTCATCACTGCCGCAGACGAAAGGACCATTGGTCGCAGCCCTTGCCTATGACGGGCTCTGCACCTTCGAGTTCGGCATCGCCTACGAAGTCTTCGGCCTGCCGCGCCCGGAGATGGGCGAAGACTGGTATCGCTTCTCGGTCTGCGGCATCGAACCGGGGCCGCTTCACGCCGCCGGAGGGCTGACGGTCGCGGTCGACAAGGGGCTGGAGGTGCTCGACGAGGCGGATCTGATCGTCGTGCCCGGCTGGCGGGCGATCGATGCGCCGGTGCCGGCGCCGCTCGCCGCAGCGCTCAAGGCGGCGCGTCAACGCGGCGCGCGCATCATGTCACTCTGCTCCGGCGTTGCGGTTCTTGCCGGATCGGGGCTGCTCGCCAACCGCAGGGCGACGACACATTGGCGCTATGTCGCCTCGATCGCCGCCCGTTATCCGGACATCGCCCTCGATCCCGACGTTCTCTACGTCGATGAAGGCAGCCTGCTGACGGCGGCGGGCAGTGCTGCCGGCATCGATCTTTGCCTGCATGTGGTGCGCGGCGATTTCGGCGCGGCGGCCGCAAACAGCGTCGCCCGCCGCCTCGTCGTGCCGCCGCACCGCGAAGGCGGACAGGTGCAGTTCATCCACGCGCCGGTTCCGCAGGAACGCGAGGGCATTCGCCTCGGGCCACTGATTGAATGGATGCGTCAAAGCCTTTCCGAGGAGCAGCCGATCAGCCTGCTTGCCAAAAGAGCAGGCATGAGCATGCGTACTTTTCAACGGCGCTTCGAAGCGACAACGGGTCTCAGTGTCGGCGAATGGCTGCTGAAGGAGCGGATGCGGCATGCGCGCGACCTTCTCGAAAGGGAGCTTGCGGTATCGCTCGATGATATCGCTGCCACCAGCGGCTTCGGCACGCTGGCGACAATGCGCCACCATTTCCGCAAACGGCTGGGCACGAGCCCGCATGCCTATCGGAAGTCATTCGGCGAAGGGGGCTGA
- a CDS encoding rhodanese-like domain-containing protein — translation MPSPVAEMPAAAPDTAAAHYAAKLAFETDCSDVHAAFAGAKVDFILLDVRSPALFAQAHVPGAINLPHGKMTAHRMSEWSGDTLFVVYCAGPHCNGADKAAFRLANLGLHAKLMVGGMTGWADEGFIFESAAIAAA, via the coding sequence ATGCCAAGCCCCGTTGCCGAAATGCCTGCCGCAGCCCCCGATACTGCCGCCGCCCACTATGCCGCCAAGCTCGCCTTCGAAACCGACTGCTCGGATGTCCACGCCGCCTTTGCCGGCGCCAAGGTCGATTTCATTCTTCTCGACGTCCGCTCGCCGGCACTGTTTGCGCAGGCCCATGTACCGGGCGCGATCAACCTGCCGCACGGCAAGATGACCGCGCACCGCATGTCGGAATGGTCGGGGGATACCCTGTTCGTCGTCTATTGCGCCGGTCCTCACTGCAACGGCGCCGACAAGGCCGCCTTCCGTCTCGCCAATCTCGGCCTCCATGCCAAGCTGATGGTCGGCGGCATGACCGGCTGGGCCGACGAGGGCTTTATCTTCGAAAGCGCAGCCATCGCCGCCGCATAG
- a CDS encoding NAD(P)-dependent alcohol dehydrogenase: MQTTRQWQTDAIGPEANLKIGEGRIPEVSGTMIRVRTQAVSLNFRDRLVLDSGMGLPLQFPFVPASDMAGVVDAVGPDVTRFKPGDRVISTFNPDWIDGRGPGTARNPHYQTRGGFYSGVLSEHMVLSEEWFALAPDTLDAAEASTLPCAGLTAWFALIECGKLKAGDKVLVQGTGGVALFGLQIAKAHGAEVFITSGSSEKLERASALGADHLINRQERDWVEQLYQLTGDYGADHVLEIVGGPHLGRALEAVAVNGRISVIGVFEGFEVSAPAAPLLLKAPVVQGISVGHRRGLEDLVRAVDQTGLKPVIDRRYAFEDLPQALDHLYRGPFGKVVIEF; this comes from the coding sequence ATGCAGACGACAAGGCAATGGCAGACCGATGCCATCGGCCCGGAGGCCAATCTGAAGATCGGCGAAGGCAGAATTCCTGAGGTGTCAGGCACGATGATCCGGGTGCGGACGCAGGCCGTCTCCCTCAATTTCCGCGACAGGCTGGTGCTTGATAGCGGCATGGGCCTGCCATTGCAGTTCCCCTTCGTGCCGGCCTCGGACATGGCAGGCGTAGTCGATGCCGTCGGGCCTGATGTCACGCGCTTCAAACCCGGCGATCGGGTGATCTCCACCTTTAACCCGGACTGGATCGATGGACGCGGGCCTGGAACTGCCCGCAATCCACATTATCAGACGCGCGGCGGCTTTTATTCTGGGGTACTTTCCGAGCACATGGTGCTTTCCGAGGAATGGTTCGCGCTTGCGCCTGATACACTCGATGCGGCTGAAGCAAGTACGCTGCCCTGCGCCGGGCTGACGGCGTGGTTTGCGCTCATCGAATGCGGCAAGCTCAAGGCCGGCGACAAGGTGCTGGTGCAGGGAACCGGCGGGGTTGCACTTTTCGGCCTGCAGATTGCCAAGGCGCATGGCGCCGAAGTCTTCATCACATCAGGCAGCAGCGAAAAGCTCGAACGTGCATCGGCGCTCGGGGCCGATCATCTGATCAACCGCCAGGAGCGCGACTGGGTGGAGCAGCTCTATCAACTGACCGGCGATTATGGCGCTGACCACGTGCTGGAAATCGTCGGTGGGCCGCATCTCGGCCGGGCGCTGGAGGCCGTGGCGGTCAACGGCCGGATTTCGGTGATTGGCGTGTTCGAGGGCTTTGAAGTCTCGGCGCCTGCTGCGCCCTTGCTTCTCAAGGCGCCCGTCGTGCAGGGAATTTCGGTCGGCCACCGCCGGGGGTTGGAGGATCTGGTGCGCGCCGTCGACCAGACGGGGCTGAAGCCTGTGATCGACAGACGTTATGCTTTCGAGGACCTGCCGCAGGCGCTCGATCATCTCTATCGCGGCCCGTTCGGCAAGGTCGTTATCGAGTTCTGA
- a CDS encoding LysR family transcriptional regulator, whose protein sequence is MEQLKGISIFVETVEAGGFSAAAERLHLTRSAVSKTIARLEERLGVRLFNRTTRAQNLTDEGRFFYERCLRAVEEIRIGEAQLESGKREVRGRLRVSMPALFGRHCAAPILTRLLDDHPNLELDFSFSDRVVDLLEDGFDLAVRNGPLKDNPDLMTRAIARQPMTVCASPAYLEKYGVPQTLDDIAHHQGIVYRRGDNDKAWTFPAAAGPAREVLPKSRLRLDDLASIADAAVKGRGLAWLTCWLVRDRVLSGELVRVLTDRPPSVFEAYAVWPRSPVMLPKVRLAIDMLAADLPRLMG, encoded by the coding sequence ATGGAGCAGTTGAAGGGAATTTCGATCTTTGTCGAGACGGTCGAGGCCGGTGGTTTCTCGGCCGCGGCCGAGCGACTCCATCTCACTCGCTCGGCGGTCAGCAAGACGATTGCAAGGCTCGAAGAGCGGCTCGGCGTCCGGCTCTTCAACCGCACGACCCGTGCCCAAAACCTGACCGACGAAGGCCGGTTCTTCTACGAGCGTTGCCTGAGAGCCGTCGAGGAAATCCGCATCGGCGAGGCCCAGCTTGAATCGGGCAAGCGCGAAGTCCGCGGCAGACTGCGTGTATCGATGCCGGCGCTTTTCGGGCGCCATTGTGCCGCTCCGATCCTGACCCGCCTGCTCGACGACCATCCGAATCTCGAACTCGACTTCTCCTTCAGCGACCGCGTCGTCGATCTTCTGGAGGACGGCTTCGACCTTGCCGTGCGCAACGGTCCGCTGAAGGACAATCCCGACCTGATGACGCGGGCGATCGCCCGACAGCCCATGACCGTCTGCGCTTCGCCCGCCTATCTGGAAAAATACGGGGTGCCACAAACGCTGGACGATATCGCTCATCACCAGGGCATCGTCTATCGCCGCGGCGACAACGACAAAGCCTGGACCTTTCCGGCAGCGGCAGGGCCCGCACGCGAAGTTCTGCCGAAATCGCGGCTGCGGCTTGACGATCTCGCCTCGATAGCCGACGCGGCGGTAAAAGGGCGCGGGCTAGCCTGGCTCACGTGCTGGCTGGTGCGCGACAGGGTCTTGTCGGGCGAACTCGTGCGGGTTCTGACCGATAGACCGCCGAGCGTCTTCGAAGCCTACGCCGTCTGGCCGAGATCGCCCGTGATGTTGCCAAAGGTGCGCCTTGCCATCGATATGTTGGCAGCAGATCTGCCGCGCCTGATGGGTTGA
- a CDS encoding biliverdin-producing heme oxygenase, with protein sequence MSLRSVLRAQTADCHAEVDKLFGTFDLSNRQQYRTFLRAHARVVPAAEEALEDAGIARLLPDWPERRRTQLLLADIRELGDSLPPPLPPPALSCEAALWGALYVLEGSKLGGALLAKSVPDHLPSSYLRLQGPKGAMRSFMDRLDASDLDDPAAAISAARSIFDLFLKAGQLELEAVP encoded by the coding sequence ATGTCACTTCGCAGCGTGCTGCGCGCACAAACAGCAGATTGCCACGCCGAGGTCGACAAGCTTTTCGGCACGTTCGATCTCTCCAATAGACAGCAATATAGAACATTCTTGCGTGCACATGCCAGGGTCGTACCGGCGGCCGAAGAGGCCCTCGAGGATGCAGGAATTGCCCGCCTGCTGCCCGACTGGCCGGAACGACGGCGCACGCAACTACTGCTCGCCGATATCCGGGAGCTCGGCGATTCGTTGCCCCCGCCTCTTCCGCCGCCGGCATTGTCCTGCGAGGCAGCGCTCTGGGGCGCCCTCTACGTGCTTGAAGGCTCCAAACTCGGCGGCGCCCTGCTTGCCAAGTCCGTGCCCGATCACCTGCCAAGCAGCTACCTGCGCCTTCAAGGCCCGAAGGGCGCCATGAGGAGCTTCATGGATCGTCTCGATGCCAGCGATCTAGACGATCCGGCCGCTGCCATTTCCGCGGCCCGCAGCATCTTCGACCTCTTCCTCAAAGCCGGGCAACTCGAACTGGAAGCCGTCCCATGA
- a CDS encoding HWE histidine kinase domain-containing protein gives MSGTFEPVDLTNCDREPIHQLGSVQPFGFLLAISSDWIVTRASENLMEFLGIAQADALGCPVTSLITPEALHTIRNKLTTLRGSDVVERIFGLALMPDQNRFDVAVHLNEGQVIIEGERCQEDRRDSPSLSMRSMMSRLDHTETMEAFFREGARQARALTGFDRVMVYRFDDGGSGEVVTEAARAGIGSFLGLHYPASDIPVQARALYLRNLFRMIADVDAVPVPVLPQLDEYGQPLDLSMSVLRSVSPIHIEYLKNMGVGASLSISIVVDGKLWGLFACHHYGPRLPSAQSRSTAELFGQMFASRLESRERRLALDYETKARRIADRLLTSVADNASLLDDPAWLIEALADAIPADGIGVWINGRLALAGIGPDEKSFAALVRHLNRNAAGRIYAVDRLAETYPDLELDDAVAGMLAIPISRSPRDYVVLFRQERVRTVRWAGDPHKPVEYGPNGPRLTPRKSFEAWSELVRGRSLPFTAAERRVAETIRVTLIEVVLRLTDEASMARQTANERQELLIAELNHRVRNILSLITGIIRQSQGTSVSVDDYIRQIEGRVQSLARAHDQITRDHWAPASLRQLLLAETAAYLGKNAQRIQMSGEDVLLAPQAFSTAALVFHELMTNSAKYGSLSGTGSGTVQLGWHCDDDGNLRIAWREKDGPPVVEPKRHGFGSTIIRRSVPYDLSGKAEVRYVKDGVEADFCIPARYVVKATSERLDSAPDGAADRKTIPDDHQPLSGLKVLLVENNLIIAMDGEDILRRLGADVATAPSVAEAMEILAGQSFDLALLDVNLGDETSFGIADRLAADGVPFVFATGYGEGIAQANSHSGAPVLQKPYTMEGVTDTLVRVPLRKRQ, from the coding sequence ATGAGCGGTACGTTTGAACCCGTCGATCTCACCAATTGCGACCGTGAGCCCATCCACCAGCTTGGATCGGTTCAACCCTTCGGCTTTCTGTTGGCGATATCCTCGGACTGGATTGTCACGCGCGCTTCGGAAAATCTGATGGAGTTCCTCGGAATTGCGCAGGCCGACGCGCTCGGCTGCCCTGTCACCTCGCTGATCACGCCTGAGGCACTCCACACGATCCGCAACAAGCTGACCACGCTGCGCGGTTCCGATGTCGTCGAGCGCATTTTCGGGCTCGCTCTGATGCCCGATCAAAACCGGTTCGACGTTGCCGTGCACCTGAACGAAGGTCAGGTGATCATCGAAGGCGAGCGCTGCCAGGAAGACAGACGAGACTCCCCTTCGCTCTCCATGCGCAGCATGATGTCCCGCCTCGATCACACGGAAACGATGGAGGCTTTCTTTCGCGAGGGGGCAAGGCAGGCGCGCGCTTTGACCGGGTTCGATCGGGTCATGGTCTATCGCTTCGACGACGGCGGTTCCGGCGAGGTGGTGACGGAAGCTGCCCGGGCTGGCATCGGTTCGTTCCTCGGGCTGCACTATCCGGCTTCCGACATTCCGGTGCAGGCGCGCGCGCTTTATCTGCGCAACCTGTTCCGCATGATTGCCGATGTCGACGCCGTCCCCGTGCCGGTCCTCCCGCAACTCGACGAGTACGGACAGCCGCTCGATCTCTCCATGTCGGTCCTGCGTTCGGTCTCGCCAATCCACATTGAATATCTGAAAAATATGGGCGTCGGCGCGTCGCTCTCCATATCGATCGTCGTCGACGGTAAGCTCTGGGGCCTGTTTGCCTGCCATCACTACGGCCCACGTCTTCCCTCGGCGCAAAGCCGATCCACCGCCGAACTTTTCGGCCAGATGTTTGCTTCGCGCCTTGAAAGTCGCGAACGGCGCCTCGCTCTTGACTACGAGACCAAGGCGCGTCGCATCGCCGATCGGCTTCTCACCTCCGTCGCAGACAATGCCAGCCTGCTCGATGATCCCGCCTGGTTGATCGAGGCGCTCGCCGACGCCATTCCCGCCGATGGCATCGGCGTCTGGATCAACGGCCGGCTGGCACTGGCTGGCATCGGGCCGGATGAGAAGAGCTTCGCAGCCCTCGTCCGCCACCTCAACCGAAATGCCGCCGGCCGCATCTATGCCGTCGACAGGCTGGCTGAGACCTATCCCGATCTCGAGCTCGACGATGCGGTGGCCGGCATGCTCGCCATCCCGATCTCGCGTTCGCCGCGCGACTATGTCGTGCTTTTCCGCCAGGAGCGGGTGCGCACCGTCCGCTGGGCTGGCGACCCGCACAAGCCGGTGGAATATGGTCCGAACGGTCCGCGGCTGACGCCGCGCAAGAGTTTCGAGGCCTGGTCTGAACTGGTGCGCGGTCGCTCGCTCCCCTTTACCGCGGCCGAGCGCCGCGTCGCCGAAACGATCCGCGTCACGTTGATCGAGGTGGTACTGCGTCTCACCGACGAGGCCAGCATGGCGCGCCAGACTGCAAACGAGCGCCAGGAACTGCTGATCGCCGAGCTGAACCACCGCGTCCGCAACATATTGAGCCTCATCACCGGGATCATCCGGCAATCGCAGGGGACCTCGGTCAGCGTTGACGACTACATTCGCCAGATCGAGGGCCGCGTCCAGTCGCTCGCGCGTGCCCATGACCAGATCACCCGCGATCATTGGGCGCCCGCTTCGCTGCGCCAATTGCTGCTGGCAGAGACCGCTGCCTATCTCGGGAAAAATGCGCAACGCATCCAGATGAGCGGCGAGGACGTGCTCTTGGCACCGCAGGCCTTTTCCACCGCCGCCCTGGTTTTCCACGAGTTGATGACCAACAGCGCCAAATATGGCAGCCTTTCCGGCACCGGCAGCGGTACCGTCCAACTCGGCTGGCACTGCGACGACGACGGCAATCTGCGCATTGCCTGGCGCGAAAAGGATGGTCCGCCCGTTGTCGAACCCAAACGCCATGGCTTCGGTTCAACGATCATCCGTCGTTCGGTTCCCTATGACCTCAGCGGCAAGGCCGAGGTCCGCTACGTCAAAGACGGGGTCGAAGCGGATTTCTGTATTCCGGCACGATATGTCGTCAAAGCGACGAGCGAACGGTTAGATTCGGCTCCGGATGGCGCGGCCGACCGCAAGACAATCCCCGACGATCATCAGCCGCTCTCGGGCCTGAAGGTGCTGCTGGTGGAAAACAATCTGATCATCGCCATGGATGGGGAAGACATCCTGCGCCGACTGGGCGCCGACGTAGCAACGGCGCCAAGTGTCGCTGAGGCGATGGAAATCCTCGCCGGCCAGTCGTTTGATCTGGCGCTTCTCGATGTCAATCTCGGGGATGAGACGAGTTTCGGCATTGCCGACCGACTGGCAGCAGACGGCGTGCCCTTCGTTTTTGCCACAGGCTACGGGGAAGGCATCGCCCAGGCGAACAGCCATTCTGGCGCGCCCGTGTTGCAGAAGCCCTATACGATGGAAGGCGTGACGGACACCCTGGTCCGGGTGCCGCTGCGCAAAAGGCAATAA
- a CDS encoding TetR family transcriptional regulator C-terminal domain-containing protein has translation MNFKGKRQPVTIPRAAKTLRRTRIQEEKEEQILEAALDVFSASGFRGSTIDQIAEVAGMSKPNLLYYFRTKEAMHRALIDRVLYTWLEPLRAFDAEGNPEEEIRSYIRRKLEMARDFPRESRLFANEVLQGAPHIEDELKGPLKELVDEKAEVIRAWAKSGKIAKCDPYHLIFSIWSTTQHYADFDVQVRAVLGQEHSGEGRFEDAARFLEQLFIGGLRPGRSEA, from the coding sequence TTGAATTTCAAGGGGAAACGACAGCCTGTGACCATACCGAGAGCAGCGAAAACCCTCAGACGAACGCGGATCCAGGAGGAGAAGGAAGAGCAGATCCTGGAGGCAGCGCTCGACGTGTTTTCGGCAAGCGGCTTCCGCGGCTCGACCATCGACCAGATCGCCGAAGTGGCCGGGATGTCGAAACCCAACCTGCTCTATTATTTCCGCACCAAGGAAGCGATGCACCGGGCGCTGATCGACCGGGTGCTCTACACCTGGCTGGAGCCGCTACGCGCCTTCGATGCCGAGGGCAATCCGGAGGAGGAGATCCGCAGCTATATAAGACGCAAGCTGGAGATGGCGCGCGATTTTCCCCGCGAGAGCCGGCTCTTCGCCAATGAGGTGCTACAGGGGGCGCCGCATATCGAAGACGAGTTGAAGGGGCCGCTGAAGGAACTGGTCGACGAGAAGGCGGAGGTGATCCGCGCCTGGGCGAAATCAGGCAAGATCGCCAAATGCGATCCTTACCACCTGATCTTTTCCATCTGGTCGACGACGCAGCACTATGCGGATTTCGACGTCCAGGTGCGTGCCGTGCTCGGGCAGGAACATTCCGGCGAGGGACGCTTCGAGGATGCGGCGCGGTTTCTGGAACAGCTCTTTATCGGCGGGCTGCGACCGGGTCGCTCCGAAGCCTGA
- a CDS encoding Zn-dependent hydrolase, which produces MVAAPGENMRVNGDRLWDSLMDMAKIGPGIAGGNNRQTLTDADAEGRSLFKTWCDEAGLTMGVDRMGTMFATRPGTDPDALPVYVGSHLDTQPTGGKYDGVLGVLAALEVVRTMNDLGIKTKHPVVVTNWTNEEGARFAPAMLASGVFAGVHSLDFAYNRKDPEGNLFGDELKRVGWIGDEEVGARKMHAYFEYHIEQGPILEAEEKQIGVVTHCQGLWWLEFTLTGKEAHTGSTPMNLRVNAGLAMARILEMVQGVAMGEQPGAVGGVGQVFFSPNSRNVLPGKVVLTVDIRSPDKAKLDRMRAKIEAEAPDICDALGVGCSIEAIGHFEPITFDEKLVASVRAAAERLGYSHMNLISGAGHDACWAAKVAPATMVMCPCVGGLSHNEAEEISKEWATAGADVLFHAVVETAEIVV; this is translated from the coding sequence ATGGTGGCAGCACCAGGCGAAAACATGCGCGTCAATGGCGACCGTCTCTGGGACAGTCTCATGGACATGGCGAAGATCGGCCCCGGCATTGCAGGCGGCAACAATCGTCAGACGCTGACGGACGCCGATGCTGAAGGCCGCAGCCTCTTCAAGACATGGTGCGACGAGGCCGGCCTGACCATGGGCGTCGACCGCATGGGAACGATGTTCGCGACGCGGCCCGGCACCGATCCCGATGCCCTGCCCGTCTATGTCGGTTCGCATCTCGACACCCAGCCGACCGGCGGCAAATATGACGGTGTGCTCGGCGTGCTTGCAGCTCTCGAAGTCGTGCGCACCATGAACGATCTCGGCATCAAGACCAAACATCCTGTTGTCGTGACCAACTGGACCAACGAAGAAGGCGCGCGTTTTGCCCCTGCCATGCTGGCCTCAGGCGTCTTCGCCGGCGTGCACAGCCTGGATTTTGCCTATAATCGCAAGGATCCCGAGGGCAATCTGTTCGGCGACGAGTTGAAGCGCGTCGGCTGGATTGGCGACGAAGAGGTCGGCGCCCGCAAGATGCACGCCTATTTCGAATATCACATCGAGCAGGGACCGATCCTCGAAGCCGAGGAAAAACAGATCGGCGTCGTCACCCATTGCCAGGGCCTGTGGTGGCTGGAATTCACGCTGACCGGCAAGGAGGCCCATACCGGCTCGACGCCGATGAACCTGCGCGTCAATGCCGGTCTCGCCATGGCCCGTATCCTGGAAATGGTTCAGGGCGTGGCAATGGGCGAGCAGCCCGGCGCCGTCGGTGGTGTCGGCCAGGTGTTCTTCTCCCCGAACTCGCGCAACGTGCTGCCCGGCAAGGTGGTCCTCACCGTCGACATCCGCTCGCCCGACAAGGCCAAGCTTGATCGCATGCGCGCAAAGATCGAAGCGGAAGCGCCTGACATTTGCGATGCTCTGGGTGTCGGCTGTTCCATCGAGGCGATCGGCCACTTCGAGCCGATCACCTTCGACGAAAAGCTCGTCGCCTCGGTTCGCGCAGCCGCCGAGCGCCTTGGCTACAGCCATATGAACCTCATCTCCGGCGCCGGCCACGACGCCTGCTGGGCCGCCAAGGTCGCGCCCGCGACGATGGTCATGTGCCCCTGCGTCGGCGGGCTCTCGCACAACGAGGCGGAGGAGATTTCCAAGGAATGGGCGACGGCGGGCGCCGACGTGCTGTTCCATGCGGTGGTGGAGACGGCGGAGATCGTGGTGTGA